From Nitrospirota bacterium, the proteins below share one genomic window:
- a CDS encoding response regulator transcription factor has product MATGHESILMVTTDDAFAQPLEKRLSQYNYTVTIARDTDGALDAARRALPVAVLVDRQPQTLAQLRREAGLRKVAIIALLPPSTDYPEEACLQDFERGADACLCTQGYPELVARIRAIIRRERLHAIGKPKYVVGAISLDVDRHEVSVGGKPVELTPKEFRLLQHFVQHPARVFSREELLNHVWGEGAALEYHTLDVHIHSLRQKIEPNPGEPRYIVTVRGIGYKLKSDS; this is encoded by the coding sequence ATGGCAACGGGTCACGAAAGCATCCTGATGGTGACGACTGACGACGCCTTTGCCCAGCCGCTCGAAAAGCGGCTGAGCCAATACAATTACACGGTAACGATCGCCCGCGATACCGATGGGGCGCTCGACGCGGCACGGCGGGCCCTTCCCGTTGCCGTGCTCGTGGACCGGCAGCCGCAGACCCTTGCACAGTTGCGCAGGGAGGCCGGCCTCCGGAAAGTGGCGATCATCGCGCTGTTACCCCCTTCCACTGACTATCCGGAGGAAGCCTGCCTCCAAGACTTCGAGCGGGGCGCCGATGCCTGTCTCTGCACCCAGGGCTACCCGGAGCTAGTCGCCAGGATTCGCGCAATCATCCGCCGCGAGCGACTTCACGCCATTGGAAAGCCCAAGTACGTGGTCGGAGCGATCAGCCTGGACGTGGACCGCCACGAGGTCAGCGTCGGTGGGAAACCGGTAGAGCTGACGCCGAAGGAATTCCGTCTGCTGCAACATTTCGTCCAGCATCCGGCTCGGGTCTTCTCCCGCGAAGAGCTGTTGAACCATGTCTGGGGCGAAGGGGCCGCGCTGGAGTACCACACGCTGGACGTGCACATCCATTCGCTCCGCCAGAAGATCGAGCCGAACCCCGGCGAGCCGCGCTACATCGTGACCGTGCGCGGCATCGGCTACAAGCTGAAATCTGATTCCTGA